Proteins found in one Oribacterium sp. oral taxon 102 genomic segment:
- a CDS encoding helicase HerA domain-containing protein, translating into MLNEFYEFIANRINQYFQEQSGAGMLLPGESFCLKLDDDDMVQKVSHALETLLDKNGNKGKYSYYCMDGSMYSTFTIRVKDNEVIVAAQDPNMTSDFLGASLRNAANEERKPLLMVTARPIDSALSGSRDMSAKGMPFYADNLVSEIREMISTSTTLSLVEKNILKYELDRREEDVFSDKASLYEYKELLAIMSSGSIDESVFPGFRLFYINGKTEFDTYGENQIKKEIRRDHELFERIDRSVHFGNVETDLSADFDDRFINNIISRKNKNTEQWSRLLTYAQVLAAMERKQAKKDKPLLIEKENIYAYRDMELNQYVDDVELFIRNEGSQKAKKRTKNILIFNADSYPVVHLKVDCNIRILNSGVNSDANACERDKNAFIFSFEDEQTGFHRITISDETNKITYVLKVCILNISAQYMMPTIKTSFVIDSNKNKKKCRIKLLGIGTDLSFNQTGETVVPEKLEDNKQYDCDYRTRLTLTSTEDELSNYGNGISLDINFAGVLVPFVLYPDEAKSQEITGRRILRDKLSYHNSFNLSGDGQIQRDSQEYFVKGHLARELNIENTMINCRVSTGIINDDQDNKNPKIQVVDLQLSSALKSSYLNYLDAFKGKETTPTLAYIGDEELKSAAEQYLNAFINEFAQLKERMTLTLEQQNALQLGMLIVGNDASEILLTPFHPLNVAYQLLLLNEHDMEHASDVVIDRLNSIYLLPYIQRKRTVYKVSDQTYSLEWKYYAPAKNRKYMGGRRYVAKLVEDKVEEFTSHFRYIFDEINNRVIKINLINMGDCREILQGIAQYYCHAVKRTPDVDKLLKFEIRVYSNDTLDNSFNFLKNRIELKRFLDDQKLSIDSGTAMNNLEGIIAKNVHCFFIEDSGNNYKYAHITFYEMESEVTSEIATMDQIATGVSLGGLLSGVPSSRYGQKYRTGFGSKYAKKSELEKLAELINSLSQVSDSGNPYQPGVSISTQINDDAEDKMNYIYQSSNWVVFVDPKVDLDFFCEKEAGNDLLIIHYSDQYTSSSGYDAITVTHKSKQYANVIQEYLADKGVMAQPSDVGRIINLFNAINGDWLLRLVSSKRMVGVNKDSTFSREKISIIAAIKLMLAYLKHSDILWVPISMEEMLRVSGGVGLSQNDGILSAKNLGFEKGSTSDDLLFVGIHQNKGQLRVYFYPTEVKTGNNAPSVISKAFEQAAHTADGLQNAFNPDEDKDSIMYKVNRNFMMQLVINSCKKMQVYHVDDSQDWNIVLDTFREQLLNEEFTVSTNIRDLLGKGAVLSFKKGLLERTTSFKEDAINFLELPEADEYNLILKDVNNISEILRNPGSGIVPLGKMQVDDLNGNGESIKSTPYDEKDDPVKPILSDQPEPFATKPEQPEIPDEPEKPELPEPKTDKSDVVKLGNGIRVKFGNNRMDGSPVFWYPNDTRQVFHTNTGIIGTMGTGKTQFTKSLITQLYRNASNNVDGAPLGILIFDYKGDYNDTKPDFVDAVHPLIVAPYHLPFNPLSLIEGGGKKNLLPIHTANAFKETLSTVFNLGPKQDSILMQCMTAAYQSKGITPANASTWSSTPPTFEDVFNIYMDDDDIKKNDSLFAAMSKLHDFEIFEPDANKTKSLYDLLNGVVVVDLSGFAGQDDIQDLVVAITLNLFYSQMQTYGSSKLDGKLRQLTKFILVDEADNFMSKDFPALKRILKEGREFGVGTILSTQFLKHFETGEDNYAKYILTWVVHCVADFNPSNVDFVFNTEPKSKEEQKLFNDIKQLKMHNSIVRIGTGKPIYLEDLPFWKLIKGEE; encoded by the coding sequence ATGTTAAACGAATTTTATGAGTTTATTGCAAACAGAATAAATCAGTATTTCCAGGAGCAATCTGGTGCTGGAATGCTACTACCAGGAGAGAGTTTCTGCTTAAAACTTGACGATGACGACATGGTTCAAAAAGTAAGCCATGCGCTAGAGACGTTATTAGATAAAAACGGAAACAAGGGCAAGTATTCTTATTATTGCATGGATGGTTCCATGTATTCGACATTTACAATCCGTGTAAAAGACAACGAAGTGATTGTTGCCGCACAGGATCCCAATATGACGAGTGATTTTCTTGGCGCATCACTCCGGAATGCTGCAAATGAAGAGAGAAAACCGTTGCTGATGGTGACTGCAAGACCAATTGACAGCGCTCTTAGTGGATCTAGAGATATGTCCGCAAAAGGCATGCCCTTTTATGCTGACAATTTGGTTTCTGAAATAAGAGAAATGATTTCCACGAGTACAACGTTGTCTTTGGTGGAAAAAAATATTCTCAAGTATGAGCTGGATCGTAGGGAAGAAGACGTATTTAGCGATAAAGCTTCACTTTACGAATATAAAGAGTTGCTGGCAATTATGAGCAGTGGAAGTATAGATGAAAGCGTATTTCCGGGATTCCGTCTTTTTTATATCAATGGAAAAACTGAATTTGATACCTATGGGGAGAATCAGATCAAGAAGGAGATTCGAAGAGATCATGAACTTTTCGAGAGAATAGACCGAAGTGTGCACTTTGGGAATGTAGAGACTGATTTATCTGCTGACTTTGATGATCGATTCATTAACAACATTATTTCCAGAAAGAATAAGAATACCGAACAATGGAGCAGATTATTAACATATGCACAGGTACTTGCTGCTATGGAGCGTAAGCAAGCTAAGAAGGATAAGCCATTATTAATTGAAAAAGAAAATATTTATGCCTACCGGGATATGGAGCTGAATCAATATGTTGATGACGTCGAACTCTTTATTCGAAACGAGGGGTCTCAGAAGGCAAAAAAACGCACGAAGAATATCTTGATTTTTAATGCGGACAGTTATCCTGTTGTTCACTTGAAAGTGGATTGTAACATTCGGATTCTAAATTCTGGAGTGAATTCTGATGCAAATGCCTGCGAACGCGATAAAAATGCATTTATTTTTAGTTTCGAGGATGAGCAGACAGGGTTTCATAGAATAACTATCTCTGATGAGACAAACAAGATTACCTATGTATTAAAAGTTTGTATCCTAAATATTTCGGCGCAGTACATGATGCCGACGATCAAAACTTCTTTTGTAATAGATTCCAACAAGAATAAGAAAAAATGCAGGATCAAATTATTAGGGATTGGAACAGATTTAAGCTTTAACCAAACAGGCGAGACGGTTGTTCCAGAGAAGCTGGAAGATAACAAGCAATATGACTGTGACTATAGAACTCGGCTGACGCTAACCTCAACAGAGGATGAACTTTCCAATTATGGAAATGGAATCAGTCTGGATATAAATTTTGCAGGAGTTCTTGTGCCGTTTGTCCTTTATCCTGATGAAGCAAAAAGCCAAGAAATTACTGGAAGGAGAATACTGAGAGACAAGTTATCATACCACAATAGCTTTAACTTGTCTGGTGATGGACAAATCCAGAGGGATTCACAGGAATACTTTGTTAAAGGACACTTGGCAAGGGAACTGAATATTGAAAATACGATGATCAATTGCAGGGTGTCAACTGGCATTATAAATGATGATCAAGATAATAAAAATCCGAAGATTCAAGTAGTCGACTTGCAACTTAGCTCAGCCTTGAAGTCATCTTATTTAAATTATCTTGATGCATTTAAAGGAAAAGAGACTACTCCAACATTGGCATATATTGGAGATGAAGAACTCAAGAGCGCAGCTGAACAATATCTCAATGCATTTATAAATGAATTCGCCCAACTAAAAGAGCGTATGACATTGACGCTAGAGCAGCAGAATGCTTTGCAGCTTGGAATGCTTATTGTTGGAAATGATGCATCGGAAATTCTTTTAACACCGTTTCATCCGTTGAATGTTGCCTATCAACTGTTGTTACTAAATGAGCATGATATGGAACATGCGTCTGATGTCGTCATTGACAGGCTGAATTCTATATATTTATTGCCATACATTCAGAGAAAGCGAACTGTTTATAAGGTCTCTGACCAAACATATTCTCTTGAATGGAAGTACTATGCCCCGGCAAAGAATCGCAAATATATGGGCGGGCGGAGATACGTAGCAAAATTGGTGGAAGATAAAGTTGAGGAATTCACAAGTCATTTCCGCTATATATTTGATGAGATAAATAACCGTGTAATAAAGATAAATCTCATTAATATGGGCGATTGTAGAGAAATTCTTCAAGGCATAGCTCAGTACTATTGTCATGCCGTAAAGCGTACTCCCGATGTAGATAAATTACTTAAATTCGAAATAAGGGTTTATTCAAATGATACCTTGGATAATTCATTCAATTTCTTAAAGAATAGAATTGAGCTAAAAAGGTTCCTGGATGATCAGAAACTATCTATTGATTCAGGCACAGCAATGAATAATCTTGAAGGAATTATCGCTAAGAACGTTCATTGTTTCTTTATCGAGGATAGTGGGAATAATTATAAATATGCCCATATTACTTTTTACGAGATGGAATCTGAGGTGACTTCTGAGATCGCCACGATGGATCAAATCGCAACAGGCGTTTCTCTTGGCGGATTATTATCAGGTGTTCCATCGAGCAGATATGGTCAGAAGTATCGTACCGGATTTGGATCTAAATATGCCAAAAAGTCCGAATTGGAGAAATTGGCAGAACTGATAAATTCACTGAGTCAGGTGAGCGACTCCGGAAATCCATATCAGCCAGGTGTAAGTATTTCTACTCAGATCAACGATGATGCCGAAGACAAAATGAATTATATTTATCAGTCTTCAAATTGGGTAGTATTCGTAGATCCAAAGGTTGATCTGGATTTCTTCTGTGAAAAAGAAGCCGGGAATGATCTTCTGATTATTCATTATAGCGATCAGTACACTTCAAGCAGCGGATATGATGCGATTACTGTTACTCATAAATCCAAACAATATGCCAATGTCATTCAGGAGTACCTGGCTGATAAAGGAGTGATGGCACAGCCTTCTGACGTTGGAAGAATAATTAATCTTTTTAATGCCATAAATGGTGACTGGTTACTCAGACTGGTTTCTTCAAAACGGATGGTAGGAGTAAATAAGGATTCCACCTTCTCTCGCGAGAAAATAAGCATTATTGCAGCTATTAAATTGATGCTTGCCTATCTGAAGCATTCAGATATTCTATGGGTGCCGATCTCTATGGAGGAGATGCTCAGAGTGTCAGGAGGGGTAGGTCTGTCACAGAATGATGGGATTTTATCAGCAAAGAATCTTGGATTTGAAAAAGGTTCAACGAGCGACGATTTGCTTTTTGTTGGTATACATCAGAACAAAGGCCAACTGAGGGTATATTTTTATCCGACGGAAGTGAAGACTGGGAATAATGCACCATCCGTTATCTCAAAGGCATTTGAACAAGCTGCGCATACAGCGGATGGCTTGCAGAATGCTTTTAATCCGGATGAAGACAAAGATTCCATCATGTATAAAGTGAATCGTAATTTTATGATGCAGCTGGTTATTAATAGCTGCAAAAAAATGCAGGTTTATCATGTGGATGATTCACAGGATTGGAATATTGTACTGGATACCTTCAGAGAGCAGCTTTTAAACGAAGAGTTTACCGTATCTACTAACATCCGAGATCTTCTTGGGAAAGGGGCGGTTTTATCTTTTAAGAAAGGACTCTTGGAACGCACAACATCCTTTAAGGAAGATGCAATTAACTTTTTGGAGTTGCCCGAAGCTGATGAATATAATCTGATACTTAAAGATGTGAACAATATTTCTGAAATCCTAAGAAATCCTGGTAGTGGAATTGTGCCACTTGGGAAAATGCAGGTAGATGATCTGAACGGAAATGGGGAGAGTATAAAATCAACGCCATATGATGAAAAAGATGACCCGGTAAAACCTATATTGTCAGATCAGCCGGAACCTTTTGCAACAAAACCCGAACAACCAGAGATACCAGACGAGCCGGAGAAACCAGAACTTCCGGAGCCAAAGACAGACAAATCTGATGTTGTCAAACTTGGAAATGGAATTAGAGTTAAATTCGGTAATAACAGGATGGATGGTTCACCTGTTTTTTGGTATCCAAATGATACTCGGCAGGTATTCCATACCAATACAGGTATTATCGGAACGATGGGAACAGGAAAGACTCAGTTTACGAAGTCTTTGATTACCCAATTGTATCGTAATGCTTCGAATAATGTGGATGGAGCTCCGCTTGGAATACTTATTTTCGATTATAAAGGCGACTATAACGATACAAAACCTGATTTTGTAGATGCGGTTCATCCGCTTATTGTGGCTCCGTATCATTTACCGTTTAATCCACTTAGCTTGATCGAAGGTGGAGGCAAAAAGAACCTATTACCAATACATACAGCCAATGCTTTCAAAGAAACATTATCAACGGTATTTAACCTTGGCCCTAAACAAGACAGCATCTTGATGCAGTGCATGACAGCTGCATATCAGAGTAAAGGAATTACTCCGGCAAATGCATCAACGTGGTCAAGTACACCACCAACATTCGAGGATGTTTTTAACATCTACATGGATGATGATGACATTAAGAAAAACGACTCATTGTTTGCTGCAATGTCAAAACTGCATGATTTTGAAATATTCGAACCGGATGCAAATAAAACAAAGTCACTGTACGATTTATTAAATGGTGTGGTGGTGGTGGATTTGTCCGGATTTGCTGGGCAGGACGATATACAGGATCTTGTAGTGGCCATCACGTTGAATCTGTTCTATTCTCAGATGCAGACATATGGTTCAAGTAAATTAGACGGCAAGCTTCGTCAACTCACAAAGTTCATATTAGTTGATGAAGCGGATAACTTTATGAGTAAGGATTTTCCAGCGCTAAAAAGGATCCTTAAGGAGGGACGTGAATTTGGTGTTGGTACGATACTGTCGACGCAGTTCTTAAAACATTTTGAAACAGGAGAAGATAATTACGCAAAATATATTCTTACCTGGGTAGTTCACTGTGTAGCAGATTTTAATCCTTCTAATGTAGATTTCGTTTTTAACACAGAACCAAAGAGTAAGGAGGAGCAAAAACTATTTAACGACATTAAGCAACTTAAGATGCATAACAGTATTGTTAGAATTGGAACTGGCAAACCAATATACCTTGAAGATTTGCCTTTTTGGAAGCTTATCAAAGGCGAAGAATAA
- the dptG gene encoding DNA phosphorothioation-dependent restriction protein DptG: MKYIISEEAFKEKFNWKSTEEKSADSLRITHTQDQRFHLFPYKASGKTASPLVVNMAEAIADFIKESLRVSSPDTSFEHVWKKILDEVDVESKDEEPLKKIISSLFYKDNEFIADNIGLYAFQGDSQNKSAVRLAQFLRDVFDIDDNVLEAIKIAMKNYPYNALERLMTECLGTEQSVSTKNDPVYFRIFDDASIKFERDFRYMLENGMTSPEDLSNLISLYYLYYTSQTCIMLDHFGSANRNAPVEIYFALDWEKVSANRKCCTGGWRKLQENVSHIFSHAVTLELLNQTEEPNEMLDYKKIADYVKGGLLDDHATASEVKKIENQYIDAVGDYKKFDQVQNEESFSETDSAIRHLFGCVLVQFQNTERKRANDFYVEKLTEFYRNRWLKNRRKSGLVFNLTESDIIFLTKISIQDKERIRLVDLFKEYETRGIYLDNTSKALLQEFFTKLNLLDKKSDSGDAQYVKRIL, from the coding sequence ATGAAATATATCATTTCTGAAGAAGCATTTAAGGAAAAATTCAATTGGAAATCAACCGAAGAGAAGAGTGCTGACTCCCTTCGGATCACACATACACAAGATCAGAGATTTCATCTGTTCCCTTATAAAGCTAGTGGAAAAACCGCATCACCTCTAGTTGTAAATATGGCTGAGGCGATTGCTGATTTTATTAAGGAATCACTAAGAGTAAGTTCCCCTGATACTTCGTTTGAACATGTATGGAAAAAGATACTTGATGAGGTAGATGTTGAGTCCAAAGATGAAGAGCCTCTAAAAAAAATAATAAGTTCTCTTTTTTATAAGGATAATGAGTTCATTGCGGATAACATCGGGCTATATGCATTTCAGGGAGATTCTCAAAACAAAAGCGCCGTAAGACTGGCACAATTTCTTCGAGATGTATTTGATATCGATGACAATGTTTTAGAAGCCATTAAGATAGCGATGAAGAATTATCCATATAATGCGCTGGAAAGATTGATGACAGAGTGTCTGGGAACAGAACAAAGCGTTTCTACTAAAAATGATCCTGTATATTTTAGGATTTTTGATGACGCTTCAATAAAGTTCGAACGTGATTTTCGTTATATGTTGGAAAATGGAATGACTTCCCCAGAAGACCTTTCTAATCTGATTTCTCTATATTACTTGTACTATACCTCGCAAACCTGCATTATGCTCGATCACTTTGGGAGCGCTAATCGGAATGCTCCAGTAGAAATATATTTTGCTCTTGATTGGGAGAAGGTAAGTGCGAATAGAAAATGCTGCACCGGAGGATGGCGAAAACTCCAAGAAAATGTGTCACATATATTCAGCCACGCAGTCACGTTGGAGCTTTTGAACCAAACAGAAGAGCCAAATGAGATGCTGGATTACAAAAAGATTGCGGATTACGTTAAAGGAGGCCTATTAGATGATCATGCCACTGCATCAGAGGTCAAGAAGATTGAAAATCAATATATAGATGCAGTGGGTGATTACAAAAAGTTTGATCAGGTTCAGAATGAGGAAAGCTTCAGTGAAACGGATTCAGCTATTAGACATTTATTTGGTTGTGTGCTTGTTCAATTCCAGAATACTGAACGAAAAAGGGCAAATGATTTCTATGTTGAGAAATTAACTGAATTTTATAGAAATAGATGGCTCAAGAACAGGCGTAAAAGTGGATTGGTTTTCAATTTAACAGAAAGCGACATTATTTTTCTAACCAAAATATCTATACAAGATAAGGAACGCATCAGATTGGTGGACTTGTTTAAAGAATATGAAACAAGAGGAATCTACCTGGACAACACATCAAAGGCATTGCTTCAGGAGTTCTTCACAAAGCTGAATCTTTTGGATAAAAAGAGCGATAGCGGGGATGCACAGTATGTTAAACGAATTTTATGA
- the dptF gene encoding DNA phosphorothioation-dependent restriction protein DptF produces the protein MGVCALVDELNRLRKSSSDSIDSEKSFDEFKRYMHIRRNVEDDLKSILRDVRTGEIKSLFLLCGSAGDGKSHILSYLKNCNEENLLDGFRIHNDATESSSPSKTAVETLNEVLDGFSDEKLEMPGENMILAINLGVLNNFIESEFGQRFTRLKEYVESHSILTNDVVDNHYEESSHFQHVSFADYQLFTLSSAGARSKYIEEILEKIFGSEDESPFLQAFQHGCGQCPLQKKCPVRYNYMFMQKEIIRKSVADLLVRAIVKEKEILTTREILNYFYDITVPQDFTYNKLNDSLSNTESAMKLFVADMTPNLIFDQDGVSKLMNIVKKNDPLLERNEAGDDFAVEYYVATDCSHILKENFKDREYGEYILQPECIKTINQDREIKAELFKTLIRINAMENNNFNDYVYQYYIHDLYIFNAGKRKKLGSIYNAVQKAVMQWCGTDGKHHVCLDLRNNKYSLYEEVEFEENLECIPAENNAEELQRFSPELLIGYESENQQPVFLNIDFQLYKLLVRLNNGYVHTASDRSNHADFISFVNRILNTGNANNEVFVLSENGEHSALLRTKFGYKYEVIR, from the coding sequence ATGGGAGTTTGTGCATTAGTTGACGAATTGAATCGACTTAGAAAATCGTCTAGCGATTCTATCGATAGTGAGAAGAGCTTCGATGAATTTAAAAGATATATGCATATCCGCAGAAATGTGGAGGATGATCTGAAAAGTATTCTTCGTGATGTAAGGACTGGTGAAATCAAGAGCCTGTTTCTGCTATGCGGCAGTGCTGGAGATGGTAAATCTCATATACTTTCGTATTTAAAGAATTGCAATGAGGAGAATTTGCTTGATGGATTTCGAATTCATAATGATGCCACGGAAAGTAGTTCGCCAAGTAAGACTGCCGTTGAAACACTGAATGAAGTGCTGGACGGTTTTTCAGATGAAAAACTTGAGATGCCGGGTGAAAACATGATCCTGGCAATTAATTTGGGTGTATTAAATAATTTCATTGAGTCGGAATTTGGCCAAAGATTTACGAGACTCAAAGAATATGTTGAAAGTCATAGCATTCTTACCAATGATGTCGTAGATAACCATTATGAGGAATCGAGCCATTTCCAGCATGTGAGTTTTGCAGACTACCAGTTGTTTACCCTGTCCTCTGCAGGCGCAAGGTCAAAATATATTGAGGAGATCTTGGAAAAGATATTTGGATCTGAGGATGAAAGTCCATTTCTTCAGGCATTTCAGCATGGATGTGGGCAATGCCCTCTTCAGAAGAAGTGCCCGGTTCGCTACAACTATATGTTCATGCAAAAAGAAATTATTCGTAAATCTGTGGCGGATTTACTTGTGAGGGCAATTGTCAAAGAAAAGGAGATACTCACTACACGAGAAATTCTGAATTATTTTTATGATATTACTGTCCCGCAAGATTTCACTTACAATAAACTCAATGATTCCCTTTCCAATACAGAAAGTGCGATGAAATTATTTGTGGCTGATATGACACCTAATCTGATTTTTGATCAAGATGGTGTTTCGAAGCTAATGAACATTGTAAAGAAAAATGATCCCCTCCTAGAAAGAAATGAGGCAGGGGATGACTTTGCTGTTGAGTATTACGTAGCAACTGATTGCTCTCATATTCTGAAGGAAAATTTTAAAGATAGAGAATACGGGGAGTACATTCTGCAACCTGAATGTATAAAAACTATTAATCAGGACAGAGAAATTAAAGCCGAACTTTTTAAAACCTTGATCAGAATCAACGCTATGGAGAATAATAATTTCAATGATTATGTATATCAATATTACATACACGACTTATATATTTTTAATGCCGGGAAAAGAAAAAAACTCGGTTCAATATACAATGCAGTTCAAAAAGCTGTAATGCAGTGGTGTGGAACAGACGGAAAACATCATGTCTGTCTGGATTTACGGAATAACAAATATTCGCTATACGAAGAGGTTGAATTTGAAGAGAATCTGGAATGCATACCAGCCGAAAATAATGCAGAGGAACTTCAAAGGTTTTCTCCAGAACTTCTAATCGGATATGAGTCGGAAAATCAGCAACCGGTTTTCTTAAATATTGATTTTCAGCTTTATAAGTTATTGGTTAGATTAAACAATGGCTACGTGCATACAGCAAGCGATAGAAGCAATCATGCAGATTTTATTAGCTTCGTTAACAGAATTTTGAATACTGGAAATGCCAATAACGAAGTCTTTGTGTTATCTGAGAATGGTGAACATTCAGCACTGTTAAGAACGAAATTTGGCTATAAGTATGAGGTGATCCGATGA
- a CDS encoding helix-turn-helix domain-containing protein, protein MIVSYNGLWKLLIDKNMKKMDLVQKVGISTSTLAKMGKGEPVSLEVLGKICDKLGCDFGDIINFTRS, encoded by the coding sequence ATGATTGTGTCATATAACGGTTTATGGAAATTACTGATTGATAAGAACATGAAGAAAATGGATCTGGTTCAGAAAGTGGGAATCAGCACTAGTACACTAGCCAAGATGGGAAAAGGTGAGCCTGTATCGCTTGAAGTGTTGGGGAAGATCTGCGATAAGCTCGGATGCGATTTTGGTGACATTATTAATTTCACCAGAAGCTAA